A single genomic interval of Nocardioides palaemonis harbors:
- a CDS encoding penicillin-binding transpeptidase domain-containing protein, producing MRSLRLGVVVALVGVSSACSVLGGDEDQDTAAALADELAAALSDHTLGDLPLTDEADRTAFAGQVGPLDETPVAVEARAVQEDEDGRAATATLGWAWDLGGPTPWEYDTTVALDGTGEQWRVDWSSASLAPDLADTDTLGLRTIAPARGDITGADGAVLVTARPVLRYGLDKTKVEGAQVARSARRIARVLEVDPGAYVERAEAMGPDAFVEALVLREDDALEVLPEFREVPGALAVRDTLPLAPTREFAAALLGRVGPATAELVEGSDGRIVAGDEVGLSGLQARYDEQLRGMPGTAVVARDDQDALRTLVEVPATDGVDLATTLDPDLQEKAEAILAGTGEQAPASALVAIRPSDGAVLAAANGPGAAGADLASTGQYAPGSTFKVVSGLALLRSGLAPGDTVSCPATTVVDGRSFKNYDDYPSSALGDVTFTRAIANSCNTAMIGNADRLAPGDLTAAAAALGLGVDHDLGFPVYFGQVPPAETETGAAADMIGQGTVLASPFAMATVAASVSAGRAVLPVLLPAHEVTQISPERPLTAGEANQLRGLMRAVVTEGSGRFLLDVAGTVGAKTGTAEYGEPDASGALPTHTWMIATRGDLAVAVFVETGESGSQTAGPLLEAFLR from the coding sequence ATGCGATCTCTCCGTCTCGGGGTCGTCGTCGCGCTCGTGGGGGTCTCGTCGGCCTGCTCCGTGCTCGGCGGCGACGAGGACCAGGACACCGCCGCCGCGCTCGCCGACGAGCTCGCCGCGGCGCTGTCCGACCACACGCTCGGCGACCTGCCGCTGACCGACGAGGCCGACCGGACCGCGTTCGCCGGTCAGGTCGGGCCGCTCGACGAGACCCCGGTGGCGGTCGAGGCGCGCGCGGTGCAGGAGGACGAGGACGGGCGCGCGGCGACCGCGACGCTCGGCTGGGCGTGGGACCTCGGCGGCCCGACGCCGTGGGAGTACGACACCACCGTCGCGCTCGACGGCACCGGTGAGCAGTGGCGGGTGGACTGGTCGAGCGCCTCGCTGGCTCCGGACCTCGCCGACACCGACACCCTCGGGCTGCGCACGATCGCTCCGGCTCGGGGCGACATCACCGGCGCCGACGGCGCGGTGCTGGTCACGGCGCGCCCGGTGCTGCGCTACGGCCTGGACAAGACCAAGGTCGAGGGGGCGCAGGTCGCGCGGAGCGCGCGCCGGATCGCCCGCGTGCTGGAGGTCGACCCCGGGGCGTACGTCGAGCGCGCGGAGGCGATGGGCCCCGACGCGTTCGTCGAGGCGCTGGTGCTGCGCGAGGACGACGCGCTCGAGGTGCTGCCGGAGTTCCGCGAGGTCCCGGGCGCCCTCGCGGTGCGCGACACGCTCCCGCTCGCCCCGACGCGCGAGTTCGCCGCGGCTCTGCTGGGGCGGGTCGGGCCGGCGACGGCCGAGCTCGTCGAGGGGTCCGACGGCCGGATCGTGGCCGGTGACGAGGTCGGGCTGTCCGGGCTGCAGGCCCGCTACGACGAGCAGCTGCGCGGGATGCCCGGGACGGCGGTGGTCGCGCGCGACGACCAGGACGCGCTGCGCACGCTCGTCGAGGTGCCGGCCACCGACGGCGTGGACCTGGCCACCACCCTCGACCCCGACCTGCAGGAGAAGGCCGAGGCCATCCTGGCCGGGACGGGGGAGCAGGCCCCGGCGAGCGCGCTGGTGGCCATCCGCCCCTCCGACGGCGCCGTGCTGGCCGCCGCCAACGGCCCCGGCGCGGCGGGCGCCGACCTCGCGTCGACCGGTCAGTACGCGCCGGGCTCGACCTTCAAGGTCGTCTCCGGGCTCGCTCTGCTCCGCTCGGGGCTCGCGCCCGGCGACACCGTCTCGTGCCCGGCGACGACCGTGGTCGACGGCCGGTCCTTCAAGAACTACGACGACTACCCGTCCTCGGCCCTCGGCGACGTCACCTTCACGCGAGCGATCGCGAACTCCTGCAACACCGCCATGATCGGCAACGCCGACCGCCTCGCGCCCGGCGACCTGACCGCCGCGGCGGCGGCGCTCGGCCTCGGCGTCGACCACGACCTCGGGTTCCCGGTCTACTTCGGGCAGGTGCCTCCGGCCGAGACCGAGACGGGCGCGGCGGCCGACATGATCGGCCAGGGCACCGTGCTGGCGAGCCCGTTCGCGATGGCCACCGTCGCGGCGTCGGTGTCGGCCGGGCGCGCGGTGCTGCCGGTCCTGCTCCCCGCCCACGAGGTCACCCAGATCTCGCCCGAGCGCCCCCTGACCGCCGGCGAGGCGAACCAGCTGCGCGGCCTGATGCGGGCGGTGGTGACGGAGGGCTCGGGCCGGTTCCTGCTCGACGTCGCGGGCACGGTGGGCGCCAAGACCGGCACGGCGGAGTACGGCGAGCCGGACGCGTCGGGTGCGCTGCCGACCCACACCTGGATGATCGCCACGCGGGGCGACCTCGCCGTCGCGGTCTTCGTCGAGACCGGCGAGTCCGGCTCGCAGACCGCCGGGCCGCTGCTGGAGGCGTTCCTGCGCTGA
- a CDS encoding spermidine synthase yields the protein MDNAQAVEVARAETERGEVVLRRRTNGTGADVLELRVNGVFVMDTLETTSEIELAAQALEAVASPGSVLIGGLGLGFTLQRVLADPRVERAVVVEIEEPLVRWMRDGTVPHGPALLADTRASIVNADIAMAVAEARSTYDLVLLDVDNGPGYLVHQANEAVYEHPFLRRCRDVLRDGGVLVVWSANPAPELLAAMREVFGDAEEQAHHVLLQDRPEEYYLYLSRR from the coding sequence GTGGACAACGCACAGGCCGTGGAGGTCGCCCGGGCCGAGACCGAGCGGGGCGAGGTGGTGCTGCGTCGCCGGACCAACGGGACCGGCGCCGACGTGCTCGAGCTCCGGGTCAACGGCGTGTTCGTGATGGACACGCTCGAGACCACCAGCGAGATCGAGCTCGCCGCCCAGGCGCTGGAGGCCGTCGCCTCGCCCGGCTCCGTGCTGATCGGTGGGCTCGGCCTGGGGTTCACGCTGCAGCGGGTGCTGGCCGATCCCCGCGTCGAGCGCGCCGTGGTCGTGGAGATCGAGGAGCCGCTCGTCCGGTGGATGCGCGACGGCACGGTCCCGCACGGCCCGGCCCTGCTCGCCGACACCCGCGCGAGCATCGTCAACGCCGACATCGCGATGGCGGTCGCCGAGGCCCGCTCCACCTACGACCTGGTCCTGCTCGACGTCGACAACGGGCCGGGCTACCTCGTCCACCAGGCCAACGAGGCGGTCTACGAGCACCCGTTCCTGCGCCGCTGCCGCGACGTGCTGCGCGACGGGGGCGTCCTCGTCGTCTGGTCGGCGAACCCGGCGCCGGAGCTGCTCGCCGCGATGCGAGAGGTCTTCGGCGACGCCGAGGAGCAGGCGCACCACGTGCTGCTGCAGGACCGGCCCGAGGAGTACTACCTCTACCTCTCCCGGCGCTGA
- a CDS encoding PLD nuclease N-terminal domain-containing protein, whose protein sequence is MRIVLFYVLPLVLTVYCLVDAITSRDDEVRHLQKTWWILLILFFPFVGSVAWLAAGRPQRTPRRPAPHERSASAFPEYDRPGRFAAADPAADEEFLKKVRERAEEQRRLARERKRRELEGESGEGAGPA, encoded by the coding sequence ATGCGCATCGTGCTGTTCTACGTCCTGCCACTCGTGCTGACGGTCTACTGCCTCGTCGACGCGATCACCAGCCGCGACGACGAGGTGCGCCACCTCCAGAAGACCTGGTGGATCCTGCTGATCCTGTTCTTCCCGTTCGTGGGGTCCGTCGCGTGGCTCGCCGCCGGTCGCCCCCAGCGCACACCACGCCGCCCGGCCCCCCACGAGCGCAGCGCCTCCGCGTTCCCCGAGTACGACCGTCCCGGCCGGTTCGCGGCGGCCGACCCGGCCGCGGACGAGGAATTCCTGAAGAAGGTGCGCGAGCGCGCCGAGGAGCAGCGGCGCCTGGCCCGGGAGAGGAAGCGGCGCGAGCTCGAGGGCGAGTCGGGCGAGGGCGCGGGCCCGGCGTAG
- a CDS encoding HNH endonuclease family protein — MTSLGRVLATSASTVLLTSTLLAFSSTSARADSTWSGTLTSGISAIPVGTENRTGYSRDLFNHWIDADGDGCDTRDEVLIAEAEDAPTVGSGCSLTGGRWYSYYEGASQTSASALDIDHMVPLAEAWDSGARTWTSARRQAYANDLGDSRTLVGVTASYNRSKGDQDVAEWLPPINQCRYVKDWVAAKIRWSLTADATEIAALRDVASGCADSAITVVVVS, encoded by the coding sequence ATGACCTCTCTCGGGCGGGTCCTCGCGACCTCCGCATCCACCGTCCTGCTCACCTCCACCCTGCTGGCGTTCTCCAGCACGTCGGCCCGGGCCGACAGCACGTGGAGCGGCACCCTCACCTCGGGCATCTCCGCGATCCCGGTCGGCACCGAGAACCGCACGGGCTACTCGCGTGACCTGTTCAACCACTGGATCGACGCGGACGGCGACGGCTGCGACACCCGCGACGAGGTGCTGATCGCCGAGGCCGAGGACGCGCCGACGGTCGGGTCCGGCTGCAGCCTCACCGGCGGCCGCTGGTACTCCTACTACGAGGGCGCGTCGCAGACGTCCGCGTCCGCCCTCGACATCGACCACATGGTGCCCCTGGCCGAGGCGTGGGACTCCGGGGCCCGCACCTGGACGTCGGCGCGACGCCAGGCCTACGCCAACGACCTCGGCGACAGCCGCACGCTCGTCGGCGTCACCGCGTCCTACAACCGCTCGAAGGGCGACCAGGACGTCGCGGAGTGGCTGCCGCCGATCAACCAGTGCCGCTACGTCAAGGACTGGGTGGCCGCCAAGATCCGCTGGAGCCTGACCGCCGACGCCACCGAGATCGCGGCGCTGCGCGACGTCGCGTCCGGCTGCGCCGACTCCGCGATCACCGTCGTCGTCGTGTCCTGA
- a CDS encoding MerR family transcriptional regulator, with product MYTVGRTAQLTGVPRETLRKWEQRYGVVSPVRTEGNYRLYDDESVRRLTVMRDLVDSGWSPKEAARRVLQAPDAPPSAVSDAPAPLDELARCAEAFDLGRVEQVLDEAFARSDLDSVIDDWLMPSLVRLGEAWQRGQVTVAGEHFISAAVHRRLAHAFQQLPSAAPEAPRVAVGLARGSRHELGVLSFAAVLRSHGIGVTYLGSDLPVEAWVDMVRALDPAAIVIGVPTVEDLPAVREVVTAVARRRSLVLVGGAHQDRVEGAEPLGHAPGAGARSLAVRLAGAS from the coding sequence GTGTACACCGTCGGACGGACCGCGCAGCTCACCGGAGTGCCTCGGGAGACGCTGCGCAAGTGGGAGCAGCGCTACGGCGTGGTGAGCCCGGTCCGCACCGAGGGCAACTACCGGCTCTACGACGACGAGTCGGTCCGACGCCTCACGGTCATGCGCGACCTGGTCGACTCCGGCTGGTCTCCCAAGGAGGCGGCGCGGCGGGTGCTGCAGGCTCCGGATGCCCCGCCGTCCGCGGTCAGCGACGCCCCCGCTCCACTGGACGAGCTGGCGCGCTGTGCCGAGGCCTTCGACCTCGGCCGCGTGGAGCAGGTGCTCGACGAGGCGTTCGCGCGCTCCGACCTCGACTCGGTCATCGATGACTGGCTGATGCCCTCGCTGGTCCGCCTCGGCGAGGCCTGGCAGCGCGGGCAGGTCACCGTGGCGGGGGAGCACTTCATCAGCGCCGCGGTCCACCGCCGCCTCGCGCACGCCTTCCAGCAGCTGCCGTCGGCGGCGCCGGAGGCCCCGCGCGTCGCGGTCGGCCTCGCCCGCGGCTCGCGCCACGAGCTCGGCGTGCTGTCCTTCGCCGCCGTCCTGCGCAGCCACGGCATCGGCGTGACCTACCTCGGCAGCGACCTCCCGGTGGAGGCGTGGGTCGACATGGTGCGCGCCCTCGACCCCGCCGCCATCGTGATCGGCGTGCCGACCGTGGAGGACCTGCCCGCCGTGCGCGAGGTCGTCACGGCCGTCGCCCGGAGAAGGAGCCTGGTGCTGGTCGGCGGCGCCCACCAGGACCGCGTCGAGGGCGCTGAGCCGCTCGGGCACGCGCCCGGTGCAGGCGCGCGCAGCCTGGCCGTGCGCCTCGCCGGCGCCAGCTGA
- a CDS encoding class II fumarate hydratase, translated as MTVTETRTEHDSMGEVEVPRDALWRAQTQRAVENFPISGLRLQRRHVEALGHVKAAAATANEALEVLTAEQAQAIVAAADAVVAGEHDDHFPLDVFQTGSGTSSNMNANEVLASLAARAGVEVHPNDHVNASQSSNDTFPTSIHVAATLAVVDDLVPALERLATSFERKADEFATTVKAGRTHLMDATPVTLGQEMGAYAASLRLGVERLEAVLPRVRELPLGGTAVGTGINTPASFAERAIAALAERTGQPFTEARNHFEAQGTRDSLVELSGVLRTIAVGLTKTCNDLRWMSSGPTTGLAEIHLPDLQPGSSIMPGKVNPVLPEATLMVCARVVGNDATIAWAGASGSFELNVQMPVMAHALLESIHVLSTSTVLLAERCVDGITADAERMRRYAESSPSVVTPLNQHIGYEAAATVAKKALADGATIRETVIALGHVERGDLTEEQLDAALDVDSMTGR; from the coding sequence GTGACCGTGACCGAGACACGCACCGAGCACGACTCGATGGGCGAGGTCGAGGTGCCTCGCGACGCCCTCTGGCGCGCTCAGACCCAGCGCGCGGTGGAGAACTTCCCGATCAGCGGGCTGAGGCTGCAGCGTCGCCACGTCGAGGCGCTCGGGCACGTCAAGGCCGCAGCCGCGACCGCAAACGAGGCGCTCGAGGTGCTCACCGCCGAGCAGGCGCAGGCGATCGTCGCCGCGGCCGACGCCGTCGTCGCCGGCGAGCACGACGACCACTTCCCGCTCGACGTGTTCCAGACCGGTTCCGGCACCAGCTCCAACATGAACGCCAACGAGGTGCTCGCCTCCCTCGCCGCGCGCGCGGGCGTGGAGGTCCACCCCAACGACCACGTCAACGCCTCGCAGAGCAGCAACGACACCTTCCCGACCAGCATCCACGTCGCGGCGACCCTCGCGGTGGTCGACGACCTGGTCCCCGCGCTGGAGCGGCTCGCGACGTCGTTCGAGCGCAAGGCCGACGAGTTCGCGACCACGGTGAAGGCCGGTCGTACGCACCTCATGGACGCGACTCCGGTGACGCTCGGGCAGGAGATGGGTGCCTACGCAGCGTCGCTCCGGCTCGGCGTCGAGCGGCTCGAGGCGGTGCTCCCACGCGTGCGCGAGCTGCCGCTCGGCGGGACGGCCGTCGGCACCGGCATCAACACGCCCGCCTCGTTCGCCGAGCGGGCGATCGCCGCGCTGGCCGAGCGCACGGGCCAGCCGTTCACCGAGGCGCGCAACCACTTCGAGGCGCAGGGCACGCGCGACTCGCTGGTCGAGCTGTCGGGGGTGCTGCGGACGATCGCGGTCGGGCTCACCAAGACCTGCAACGACCTGCGCTGGATGTCGTCGGGCCCCACGACCGGGTTGGCCGAGATCCACCTGCCCGACCTGCAGCCGGGGTCGAGCATCATGCCCGGCAAGGTCAACCCGGTGCTGCCGGAGGCGACGCTGATGGTCTGTGCGCGGGTCGTCGGCAACGACGCCACCATCGCGTGGGCCGGGGCGTCCGGCTCCTTCGAGCTCAACGTGCAGATGCCGGTGATGGCCCACGCGCTGCTGGAGTCGATCCACGTGCTGTCGACGTCGACCGTGCTGCTCGCCGAGCGCTGCGTGGACGGCATCACCGCCGACGCGGAGCGGATGCGGCGCTATGCCGAGTCGTCGCCGTCGGTCGTCACGCCGCTCAACCAGCACATCGGCTACGAGGCGGCCGCCACGGTGGCCAAGAAGGCCCTGGCCGACGGCGCCACGATCCGCGAGACCGTCATCGCGCTCGGCCACGTCGAGCGCGGCGACCTCACCGAGGAGCAGCTCGACGCCGCCCTCGACGTGGACTCGATGACGGGCCGATGA
- a CDS encoding lytic transglycosylase domain-containing protein has protein sequence MPKPDKYVPTHRAPGKHKAARPHRKALRTGVALTGLAAAATGLTVSGGLLSDDPSLSPAAADVSSQSSTSGSSSEASESSDAPTMSAAELEQRQQEQTVSRSATRRARSGSEKAAALSVSSGTAVTKSEKLSEGDPRDIARALLPAYGFSSDQFSCLDSLYMSESGWRIDADNPTSSAYGIPQALTELHDMPAGYMTSAEVQIRWGLEYIQDTYGTPCSAWSFKQGNGWY, from the coding sequence GTGCCGAAGCCTGACAAGTACGTCCCCACGCACCGCGCCCCCGGCAAGCACAAGGCTGCTCGCCCGCACCGCAAGGCCCTGCGCACCGGTGTGGCCCTGACCGGCCTCGCTGCTGCTGCCACGGGCCTCACCGTCTCCGGTGGGCTGCTGTCCGACGACCCCTCGCTGAGCCCGGCCGCGGCCGACGTGAGCAGCCAGTCGTCCACGTCCGGGTCGTCGTCCGAGGCGTCCGAGTCGTCCGACGCGCCCACGATGAGCGCTGCCGAGCTCGAGCAGCGCCAGCAGGAGCAGACCGTGTCGCGCTCCGCGACGCGCCGCGCGCGCTCGGGCTCGGAGAAGGCCGCCGCCCTCTCGGTGTCGTCGGGCACCGCGGTCACGAAGTCCGAGAAGCTCTCCGAGGGCGACCCGCGCGACATCGCGCGTGCGCTGCTGCCGGCCTACGGCTTCTCCTCCGACCAGTTCTCCTGCCTCGACTCCCTCTACATGAGCGAGTCCGGCTGGCGCATCGACGCCGACAACCCGACGTCGTCGGCCTACGGCATCCCGCAGGCGCTGACCGAGCTGCACGACATGCCGGCCGGCTACATGACCTCCGCCGAGGTGCAGATCCGCTGGGGCCTGGAGTACATCCAGGACACCTACGGCACCCCCTGCAGCGCGTGGAGCTTCAAGCAGGGCAACGGCTGGTACTGA
- a CDS encoding alpha/beta fold hydrolase, whose translation MRWRAADGRVLQGWVGGADHGPLVAVLHGCPDTRHVAMTGDGAAREVGVRLLCVNRPGYGASTPHASTHVTVADDLAEVAAGLGHDRFAVLGMSVGGGYAVACAARHPDRVSALGLVSAQPPGSRTESPEELAEEVAPEFHDWRAAVGPDEPDDEVLAARWCRGLPSADAALVEARGATAVAASVREALADPAGYLRDAALVLRPWSHRPQDVRCPVRVWAGELDDRSSPGAPELVAGIDDAVVRVWPGTTHLAALVAHWPEVLAALADPAGTGRG comes from the coding sequence ATGCGGTGGCGAGCGGCGGACGGCAGGGTGCTCCAGGGCTGGGTCGGCGGGGCAGACCACGGGCCGCTGGTGGCGGTGCTGCACGGGTGCCCCGACACCCGGCACGTGGCGATGACCGGTGACGGCGCCGCGCGCGAGGTGGGCGTACGGCTGCTCTGCGTCAACCGGCCCGGCTACGGCGCCTCGACGCCGCACGCCTCGACCCACGTGACGGTGGCCGACGACCTCGCCGAGGTGGCCGCCGGCCTGGGGCACGACCGTTTCGCGGTGCTGGGCATGTCGGTCGGGGGCGGGTACGCCGTCGCCTGCGCGGCGCGACACCCCGACCGGGTCTCCGCGCTCGGCCTGGTCTCCGCGCAGCCACCGGGAAGCAGGACCGAGTCGCCTGAGGAGCTGGCCGAGGAGGTCGCGCCGGAGTTCCACGACTGGCGTGCGGCGGTCGGGCCGGACGAGCCCGACGACGAGGTCCTCGCCGCGCGCTGGTGCCGGGGCCTCCCCTCGGCCGACGCTGCTCTGGTCGAGGCACGCGGAGCGACAGCGGTCGCCGCGTCGGTCCGCGAGGCGCTGGCCGACCCGGCCGGCTACCTCCGCGACGCGGCGCTCGTGCTACGCCCGTGGTCCCACCGCCCGCAGGACGTGCGGTGCCCGGTCCGCGTCTGGGCGGGGGAGCTGGACGACCGCAGCAGCCCCGGTGCGCCGGAGCTGGTCGCGGGCATCGACGACGCCGTGGTCCGGGTCTGGCCGGGCACGACCCACCTGGCCGCCCTGGTGGCGCACTGGCCCGAGGTGCTGGCGGCGCTGGCGGACCCCGCCGGCACCGGGCGCGGCTGA
- a CDS encoding fumarate hydratase → MSDAEFHYSDLLPTAGSNGADETPYRLLTTEGVSTVEVDGRTFLKVDPEAIRRLTEEAMHDISHYLRPGHLSQLRKIIDDPEASGNDRFVALDLLKNVNISAGGVLPMCQDTGTAIVMGKKSEGVLTGADDGEAISRGVYDAYTRLNLRYSQLAPLTTFEEKNTGTNLPAQIELYSTPAKDQPEYKFLFMAKGGGSANKSFLFQETKAVLNPTRLMEFLDEKIRSLGTAACPPYHLAIVIGGTSAEFALKTAKYASAHYLDDLPTEGSMAAHGIRDTELEEKVFELTQSFGIGAQFGGKYFCHDVRVVRLPRHGASCPVAIAVSCSADRQALGKITPEGVFLEQLETDPAHYMPEAGMAEDIAGGEVVAVDLNQPMADILAELSKHPVKTRLSLTGPLVVARDIAHAKIKERLDAGEEMPSYLKDHPVYYAGPAKTPEGMPSGSFGPTTAGRMDSYVEQFQAAGGSMVMLAKGNRSRQVTEACGTHGGFYLGSIGGPAARLAQDCIRSVEVVEYEELGMEAVWKIEVEDFPAFIVVDDKGNDFFTDPAGTTTVPLSGIRVRSAE, encoded by the coding sequence GTGAGCGATGCTGAGTTCCACTACTCCGACCTCCTCCCGACCGCCGGTTCCAACGGCGCCGACGAGACGCCCTACCGGCTGCTGACGACCGAGGGCGTCTCCACCGTCGAGGTCGACGGGCGCACGTTCCTCAAGGTCGATCCGGAGGCGATCCGCCGGCTCACCGAGGAGGCGATGCACGACATCAGCCACTACCTCCGGCCCGGTCACCTGTCGCAGCTGCGGAAGATCATCGACGACCCCGAGGCGTCGGGCAACGACCGCTTCGTGGCGCTCGACCTGCTCAAGAACGTCAACATCTCGGCCGGCGGCGTGCTGCCGATGTGCCAGGACACCGGCACCGCGATCGTGATGGGCAAGAAGTCCGAGGGCGTGCTCACCGGTGCCGACGACGGCGAGGCGATCAGCCGCGGGGTCTACGACGCCTACACCCGGCTCAACCTGCGCTACTCCCAGCTCGCCCCGCTGACGACGTTCGAGGAGAAGAACACCGGCACCAACCTCCCGGCGCAGATCGAGCTCTACTCCACGCCGGCCAAGGACCAGCCGGAGTACAAGTTCCTCTTCATGGCCAAGGGCGGCGGCTCGGCCAACAAGTCGTTCCTCTTCCAGGAGACCAAGGCCGTCCTCAACCCGACGCGCCTGATGGAGTTCCTCGACGAGAAGATCCGCTCGCTCGGCACCGCGGCCTGCCCGCCCTACCACCTCGCGATCGTCATCGGTGGCACGAGCGCCGAGTTCGCGCTCAAGACCGCGAAGTACGCCTCGGCGCACTACCTCGACGACCTCCCGACCGAGGGCTCGATGGCCGCGCACGGCATCCGTGACACCGAGCTGGAGGAGAAGGTCTTCGAGCTCACCCAGTCCTTCGGCATCGGCGCGCAGTTCGGCGGCAAGTACTTCTGCCACGACGTGCGCGTGGTGCGGCTCCCCCGCCACGGCGCGTCGTGCCCGGTCGCGATCGCGGTCTCCTGCTCCGCCGACCGCCAGGCGCTCGGCAAGATCACGCCCGAGGGCGTCTTCCTCGAGCAGCTCGAGACCGACCCCGCCCACTACATGCCCGAGGCCGGGATGGCCGAGGACATCGCCGGCGGCGAGGTGGTCGCCGTCGACCTCAACCAGCCGATGGCCGACATCCTCGCCGAGCTCTCGAAGCACCCGGTGAAGACGCGCCTCTCCCTCACCGGCCCGCTCGTCGTCGCGCGCGACATCGCCCACGCGAAGATCAAGGAGCGCCTCGACGCCGGCGAGGAGATGCCCTCCTACCTCAAGGACCACCCGGTCTACTACGCCGGTCCGGCCAAGACCCCGGAGGGCATGCCCTCGGGCTCGTTCGGCCCCACCACGGCCGGCCGGATGGACTCCTACGTCGAGCAGTTCCAGGCAGCCGGCGGCTCGATGGTGATGCTCGCCAAGGGCAACCGCTCCAGGCAGGTCACCGAGGCGTGCGGCACCCACGGCGGCTTCTACCTCGGCTCGATCGGCGGCCCGGCGGCCCGGCTCGCGCAGGACTGCATCAGGTCCGTCGAGGTGGTGGAGTACGAGGAGCTCGGCATGGAGGCGGTCTGGAAGATCGAGGTCGAGGACTTCCCCGCCTTCATCGTCGTCGACGACAAGGGCAACGACTTCTTCACCGACCCCGCAGGCACCACCACGGTGCCGCTGTCGGGGATCCGCGTCCGCTCGGCCGAGTAG
- a CDS encoding DUF4396 domain-containing protein, producing MSMEHAGHHEHGATNAMAVAATLHCLTGCATGEVVGLVLGSALALGNVATIALSFGLAFVFGYTFSTLPLLRAGLAVGAAFSVVLAADTLSILTMEVVDNLVVAVVPGAMEAGLVDALFWLSMALSLVVAFLAAWPVNRWLLARGKGHALTHEYHGAEPVGARRYVPDLATPTLVAAISAFMLGGLVVALAA from the coding sequence ATGAGCATGGAGCACGCGGGGCACCACGAGCACGGCGCCACCAACGCGATGGCCGTCGCCGCCACCCTCCACTGCCTGACCGGCTGTGCGACCGGGGAGGTCGTCGGCCTCGTCCTCGGCAGCGCTCTCGCGCTCGGCAACGTGGCCACGATCGCGCTGTCGTTCGGGCTGGCGTTCGTGTTCGGCTACACGTTCTCGACGCTCCCGCTCCTGCGTGCGGGGCTGGCCGTCGGCGCGGCGTTCTCCGTGGTGCTGGCCGCCGACACCCTCTCCATCCTGACCATGGAGGTCGTCGACAACCTCGTGGTCGCCGTGGTTCCCGGGGCGATGGAGGCGGGGCTGGTCGACGCGCTGTTCTGGCTGTCGATGGCGCTGTCGCTGGTGGTCGCCTTCCTCGCGGCGTGGCCGGTCAACCGGTGGCTGCTGGCCCGCGGCAAGGGCCACGCACTCACCCACGAGTACCACGGCGCCGAGCCGGTCGGCGCCCGTCGCTACGTCCCCGACCTCGCCACACCCACGCTGGTCGCGGCGATCAGCGCCTTCATGCTCGGCGGCCTCGTCGTCGCGCTGGCCGCCTGA